From the genome of Spinacia oleracea cultivar Varoflay chromosome 2, BTI_SOV_V1, whole genome shotgun sequence, one region includes:
- the LOC130467732 gene encoding ATP synthase subunit a, chloroplastic-like, with protein MNVLSYSINPLKGLYAISGVEVGQHFYWQIGGFQIHGQVLITSWVVIAILLGSAAIAVRSPQTIPTGGQIFFEYVLEFIRDVSKTQIGEEYRPWVPFIGTMFLFIFVSNWSGALLPWKIIQLPHGELAAPTNDINTTVALALLTSVAYFYAGLTKKGLGYFGKYIQPTPILLPINILEDFTKPLSLSFRLFGNILADELVVVVLVSLVPLVVPIHVMFLGLFTSGIQALIFATLAAAYIGESLEGHHLFVLGRVYLLV; from the coding sequence ATGAATGTTCTATCATATTCAATCAACCCGCTAAAGGGGTTATATGCTATATCGGGTGTGGAAGTAGGTCAACATTTTTATTGGCAAATAGGAGGTTTCCAAATCCATGGCCAGGTCCTTATAACTTCTTGGGTTGTAATTGCTATCTTATTAGGTTCAGCTGCTATAGCTGTTCGGAGTCCGCAAACAATTCCGACTGGTGGtcaaattttttttgaatatgTCCTTGAATTCATCCGAGACGTGAGCAAAACTCAAATTGGCGAAGAATATCGCCCGTGGGTTCCCTTTATTGGGACTatgtttctatttatttttgtttctaatTGGTCAGGGGCTCTTTTACCTTGGAAAATCATACAGTTACCTCATGGGGAGTTAGCCGCACCCACGAACGATATAAATACTACTGTTGCTTTAGCTTTACTCACGTCAGTAGCCTATTTCTATGCAGGTCTTACAAAAAAAGGATTAGGTTATTTTGGTAAATACATTCAACCAACTCCAATTCTTTTACCCATTAACATCTTAGAAGATTTCACAAAACCGCTATCACTTAGTTTTCGACTTTTCGGAAATATATTAGCGGATGAATTAGTAGTTGTTGTTCTTGTTTCTTTAGTACCTTTAGTGGTTCCTATACATGTCATGTTTCTTGGCTTATTTACAAGTGGTATTCAGGCTCTTATTTTTGCAACTTTAGCCGCAGCTTATATAGGCGAATCCCTGGAAGGTCATCATTTATTTGTCTTAGGAAGAGTTTATCTCCTAGTTTAG
- the LOC130467733 gene encoding 30S ribosomal protein S2, chloroplastic, whose product MTRRYWNINLEEMMEAGVHFGHGTRKWNPRMSPYISAKCKGIHIINLTRTARFLSEACDLVFDASSRGKQFLIVGTKNKAVDSVARAAIRARCHYVNKKWLGGMLTNWSTTETRLHKFRDLRMEQTAGRLARLPKRDAAVVKRQLSHLQTYLGGIKYMTGLPDIVIIVDQQEEYTALRECITLGIPTICLIDTNCNPDLADISIPANDDAIASIRLILTKLVFAICEGRSSYIRNP is encoded by the coding sequence ATGACAAGAAGATATTGGAACATCAATTTGGAAGAGATGATGGAAGCGGGAGTTCATTTTGGTCACGGTACTCGGAAATGGAATCCTCGAATGTCGCCTTATATCTCTGCAAAATGTAAAGGTATTCATATTATAAATCTTACTAGAACTGCTCGTTTTTTATCAGAGGCTTGTGATTTAGTTTTTGATGCATCAAGTAGAGGAAAACAATTTTTAATTGTTGGGACAAAAAATAAAGCAGTTGATTCAGTAGCACGGGCTGCAATAAGGGCTCGCTGTCATTATGTTAATAAAAAGTGGCTTGGGGGTATGTTAACGAATTGGTCCACGACAGAAACGAGACTTCACAAATTCAGGGACTTGAGAATGGAACAAACGGCAGGGAGACTCGCTCGTCTTCCAAAGAGAGATGCGGCGGTGGTGAAGAGACAATTATCTCACTTGCAAACATATTTGGGTGGGATCAAATATATGACAGGGTTACCGGATATTGTAATCATCGTTGATCAACAGGAAGAATATACGGCCCTTCGAGAATGTATTACTTTGGGAATTCCAACTATTTGTTTAATTGATACAAATTGTAACCCGGATCTCGCAGatatttcgattccggcaaATGATGACGCTATAGCTTCAATTCGATTAATTCTTACCAAATTAGTATTTGCAATTTGTGAAGGCCGCTCTAGCTATATAAGAAATCCTTGA